In one window of Candidatus Woesearchaeota archaeon DNA:
- the gatE gene encoding Glu-tRNA(Gln) amidotransferase subunit GatE, with amino-acid sequence MKMILDYGKIGLKCGIEIHQQLDTGKLFCRCPSMILDDGPDFTFTRRLRAVIGETGEVDAAAAHEQMRQKLYEYHFHGRNCCLVDMDEEPPHDMDKGALDIVLTVSKMLDAEVVDEIQVMRKTVVDGSNTSGFQRTALVARNGAYDTSLGRIRVPTIMVEEDSCKIIEESQEKKVYDLSRLGIPLIEIGTEPDIKTPEHAKEAAEYLGMLLRSTKRVKRGLGTIRQDLNVSVKGGERIEIKGAQDLRMIPTLVEYEAKRQLALLEIKDALKKDFKLEKVDLTKILSACDSKIITSALKAKGVVIGFKLPGFRGLIGKELVPNKRLGTEFSDYAKVKAGVSGLFHSDELPKYGITGDDVRNISSKLSCKEGDAFILVADSKEKARKAIDAIFERVMMCFDGVPKEVRRANPDGTSTFMRPIPSAARMYPETDVLPVRPDTGMIRIPALLTDVAKDLEKILGKDLSVQISKSDRIDLFNGLRDRFRNLKPLFIAETILNTPKEIKKRYDVEFLFDEDVLTKVLDAADKGTISKDAVIGALADYSRTGKLSLSGYQLLSDEDIGSEIDSIIKKHKGLPFNALVGKVMNELRGKADGKKIMDILKKKVN; translated from the coding sequence TTGAAAATGATATTAGATTATGGAAAGATCGGTCTGAAGTGTGGTATTGAGATTCACCAGCAGCTGGATACTGGTAAGCTTTTCTGCAGATGCCCTTCAATGATCCTTGATGATGGTCCGGATTTCACTTTCACAAGGCGTCTCAGGGCTGTGATTGGTGAGACTGGGGAGGTTGATGCAGCTGCTGCTCATGAGCAGATGCGCCAGAAGCTGTATGAATATCATTTCCATGGCAGGAATTGCTGTCTTGTCGATATGGATGAGGAGCCTCCGCATGATATGGATAAGGGTGCTTTGGATATTGTCCTCACAGTTTCTAAGATGCTTGATGCAGAGGTCGTGGACGAGATCCAGGTGATGAGGAAGACTGTTGTTGATGGTTCTAATACATCCGGATTTCAGAGGACTGCTCTTGTTGCCAGGAATGGCGCTTATGACACTTCATTGGGTAGGATTAGGGTGCCGACAATAATGGTTGAGGAGGATTCCTGCAAGATTATCGAGGAGAGCCAGGAGAAGAAGGTCTATGATCTTTCCAGGCTTGGCATCCCATTGATTGAGATTGGCACTGAGCCGGATATAAAGACACCAGAGCATGCGAAGGAGGCTGCTGAATATCTTGGTATGTTGCTGAGGAGCACCAAGAGGGTCAAGAGGGGTCTTGGCACCATAAGGCAGGATTTGAATGTTTCAGTAAAGGGTGGTGAGAGGATTGAGATCAAGGGTGCTCAGGATCTGAGGATGATCCCCACTCTTGTAGAATACGAAGCAAAGCGTCAGCTTGCATTGCTTGAGATAAAGGATGCTCTGAAGAAGGATTTCAAGCTTGAGAAAGTGGATCTTACGAAGATCTTGTCAGCTTGTGATTCGAAGATCATCACTTCAGCTCTGAAGGCTAAAGGTGTTGTCATAGGTTTTAAGCTTCCTGGATTCAGAGGGCTTATAGGCAAGGAGCTTGTCCCGAACAAGAGGCTTGGCACTGAATTCAGCGATTATGCCAAGGTCAAGGCTGGTGTCAGCGGTCTTTTTCATTCTGATGAGCTTCCGAAATATGGCATCACTGGAGATGATGTCAGGAATATATCCTCAAAGCTTTCCTGCAAGGAAGGGGATGCCTTCATATTGGTTGCTGATTCAAAGGAGAAGGCTCGTAAGGCAATTGATGCTATTTTCGAACGTGTAATGATGTGTTTTGATGGTGTTCCGAAAGAGGTGAGAAGGGCCAATCCTGACGGTACCTCTACTTTCATGAGGCCTATACCCAGCGCTGCGAGGATGTATCCTGAGACTGATGTGCTTCCTGTCAGGCCAGACACGGGAATGATCAGGATTCCTGCATTGTTGACAGATGTTGCTAAGGATCTTGAGAAGATTCTTGGGAAGGATCTTTCTGTGCAGATATCCAAGTCAGATAGGATTGATCTGTTCAATGGATTGAGAGATAGGTTCAGGAATCTTAAGCCGTTGTTCATTGCTGAAACCATACTGAACACCCCGAAGGAGATCAAGAAAAGATATGATGTTGAATTTTTATTTGATGAAGATGTCCTGACAAAGGTCTTGGATGCAGCAGACAAAGGAACCATTTCAAAGGATGCTGTTATTGGGGCTCTGGCTGATTATTCCAGGACTGGGAAGCTTTCTCTGTCAGGATATCAGCTTCTTTCAGATGAGGACATTGGGTCAGAGATTGATAGTATAATCAAGAAGCACAAAGGCCTTCCGTTTAATGCTCTTGTGGGCAAAGTCATGAATGAGCTCAGGGGCAAGGCAGATGGCAAGAAAATTATGGATATCCTTAAGAAAAAAGTCAATTGA
- the truD gene encoding tRNA pseudouridine(13) synthase TruD, giving the protein MFRIKQIPEDFKVFEIADHIPSEGPFLIYKMKKTGWNTLDAVSLIAKSLKIPLKSIGFAGNKDKHAVTEQYVSIKSQKSRVDALYLKDIELDYVCTSKDPISLGDLDGNRFEIIVRNIDKRPEKIVSIVNYFDEQRFSDKNVEIGRRLVKRDFSGAAGLLGVSGNNPVNLLRSLTKKKIIFFIHAYQSYLWNKIVALYLQKRNDDLVSIPYSLGDFVFPDDFIDIRIDIPGFGSEYSSDMHLVEDVLSGEGITLRDFVLREFPELSAEGVPRNICVKVKDMEIGELEPDELNVGKKKCSITFSLPKGSYATLVIKRLFI; this is encoded by the coding sequence ATGTTCAGGATTAAGCAGATTCCAGAGGATTTTAAGGTTTTTGAGATTGCGGATCATATTCCATCAGAAGGCCCTTTCTTGATCTATAAGATGAAGAAAACTGGGTGGAACACGCTTGATGCTGTTTCTCTCATTGCTAAGAGCCTGAAGATCCCGCTGAAGAGCATAGGGTTTGCTGGAAATAAGGATAAGCATGCTGTGACCGAGCAATATGTCTCTATTAAGTCCCAGAAATCAAGAGTTGATGCTTTGTATCTTAAAGATATCGAGCTTGATTATGTTTGTACTTCAAAGGATCCCATCAGTCTTGGGGATTTGGACGGGAATCGTTTTGAGATTATTGTGAGAAACATAGACAAGAGGCCTGAAAAGATTGTATCCATCGTTAACTATTTTGATGAGCAGCGTTTTTCTGATAAGAATGTTGAGATTGGCAGGCGCCTGGTCAAGAGGGATTTTTCAGGAGCAGCAGGGCTCCTCGGTGTTTCAGGCAATAATCCTGTTAATCTTCTCAGGTCCTTGACCAAGAAGAAAATTATCTTTTTCATTCATGCATACCAGTCTTATTTATGGAATAAGATTGTGGCTTTGTACCTCCAAAAAAGAAATGATGATCTGGTATCTATTCCTTATTCTCTGGGTGATTTTGTTTTCCCGGATGATTTCATCGATATCAGGATTGACATACCTGGCTTTGGATCCGAGTACTCATCAGATATGCACCTTGTGGAGGATGTTCTTTCTGGAGAAGGCATCACTTTGAGGGATTTTGTCTTGAGGGAATTTCCAGAGCTTTCTGCAGAAGGGGTGCCAAGAAATATCTGCGTTAAGGTTAAGGATATGGAGATAGGTGAACTTGAACCTGATGAATTGAATGTAGGAAAGAAAAAGTGCTCGATAACCTTCTCGCTTCCCAAAGGCAGCTATGCGACCCTTGTCATCAAGAGGCTTTTTATTTGA
- a CDS encoding Nif3-like dinuclear metal center hexameric protein — MAELKKLVDYLDSLYQPKAFDDLLMNGLLIEGRNSVKKIAVVVDASMEAFELARKRGCQLVIAHHGFITKDKPIRGIWKKRLKYLIDNNMSLYVIHFPLDYHQEMNHNGELARMFKAKPISPLFKDGNREFGVVAEFDEHKKREDFMVEVEQKLDTPCHLLAFGKKSVKRVGISCGSAPRDLTDIEHHDLDLLFTGEPKHSNHHDALEMKLNVLYAGHYATEKPGMWLLQKHIEKRFKDIKTFFLDIPTSV, encoded by the coding sequence ATGGCTGAACTGAAGAAGCTGGTGGATTACCTGGATTCTCTTTATCAGCCGAAGGCATTTGATGATCTTCTCATGAATGGCCTGTTGATTGAAGGCAGGAATTCTGTGAAGAAGATTGCTGTGGTTGTCGACGCTTCGATGGAAGCTTTTGAATTGGCCAGGAAGAGAGGGTGTCAGCTGGTGATAGCCCATCATGGTTTTATCACAAAGGACAAGCCCATCAGGGGTATCTGGAAGAAGCGCCTTAAGTATCTGATTGATAATAATATGTCTCTTTATGTGATACATTTCCCTTTGGATTATCATCAGGAGATGAATCATAATGGAGAACTGGCAAGGATGTTCAAGGCCAAACCCATCTCTCCTCTTTTCAAGGATGGCAACAGGGAGTTTGGTGTTGTGGCTGAATTTGATGAGCACAAGAAGAGGGAGGATTTCATGGTTGAAGTTGAGCAGAAGCTCGACACCCCGTGTCATCTTCTTGCTTTTGGGAAGAAGAGTGTGAAGAGGGTGGGGATATCCTGCGGTTCAGCACCGAGGGATCTTACTGATATCGAGCATCATGACCTTGATCTCTTGTTCACAGGGGAGCCGAAGCATTCTAATCATCATGACGCCCTTGAGATGAAGCTTAATGTGCTTTATGCAGGCCATTATGCTACTGAAAAGCCAGGGATGTGGCTTCTCCAGAAGCATATTGAGAAAAGGTTCAAGGATATCAAGACATTTTTCCTTGACATACCGACAAGTGTGTGA
- a CDS encoding NTP transferase domain-containing protein → MKAVILCAGKSTRTYPLTVNKPKPLLKVANICILERNMNELHKLVDEFILVVGFKAEMIKNHVGKEFKGKKVRYVEQQKQLGTGHAVLLTEKLIKDRFIVIMGDDLYSGKDIEKCTKHRNCLLVKEIDDVRSYGVWKVKGKRVHCMTEKPTKKAKGLANIGAYVLSKEVFGYLKKIKKGPGGEYYLPWAVADMAKKEEVRYEKSTDFWFPLPYSWSLLDANEGTLKRFKRSIIRGEVEKGATIKGNVVIGKGTIIKSGSYIEGPVVIGQDCKIGPNCYIRPHTSLGDRCKVGNAVEIKNSILYENVSVGHLSYVGDSIIGENTNFGAGTITANLRHDNKNIVTMLHGKKIDTGRRKLGAIIGENVHTGVKTTIYPGRKIWPGVDTMPLQVVDKDMVR, encoded by the coding sequence ATGAAGGCTGTGATATTATGCGCCGGGAAATCAACTAGAACATATCCATTGACTGTGAACAAGCCAAAGCCCCTTCTCAAAGTGGCAAACATATGCATACTGGAAAGGAACATGAATGAGCTGCATAAACTGGTGGATGAATTCATACTTGTGGTCGGATTCAAGGCGGAGATGATCAAGAACCATGTGGGCAAGGAATTCAAAGGGAAGAAAGTAAGATATGTGGAGCAGCAGAAGCAGCTCGGCACAGGACATGCTGTGCTGCTGACAGAGAAGCTTATCAAAGACAGGTTCATCGTCATAATGGGAGATGATCTCTACAGCGGAAAAGACATCGAGAAATGCACAAAACACAGGAATTGCCTGCTCGTGAAGGAAATTGACGATGTCAGATCCTATGGTGTCTGGAAGGTAAAAGGAAAAAGAGTCCACTGCATGACAGAGAAGCCCACGAAAAAAGCGAAGGGGCTGGCGAATATAGGCGCATATGTCCTCAGCAAGGAGGTATTCGGCTATCTGAAGAAGATCAAGAAAGGCCCCGGAGGAGAATATTACCTACCATGGGCTGTGGCTGACATGGCCAAGAAAGAAGAAGTGAGATATGAGAAGTCAACAGATTTCTGGTTCCCGCTGCCATACTCATGGAGCCTCCTCGATGCAAATGAAGGCACACTCAAGAGATTCAAGAGAAGCATAATCCGGGGAGAAGTGGAAAAAGGCGCGACGATAAAAGGGAATGTCGTGATAGGCAAAGGCACCATAATCAAGAGCGGTTCCTATATCGAGGGGCCTGTCGTGATAGGCCAGGACTGCAAGATAGGGCCGAACTGCTACATAAGGCCACACACCTCCCTTGGCGACAGATGCAAAGTCGGGAATGCAGTCGAGATAAAGAATTCAATCTTATACGAAAATGTGAGTGTCGGTCACCTATCCTATGTCGGAGATTCCATCATCGGCGAGAATACAAACTTCGGGGCAGGGACCATAACCGCAAACCTGAGGCATGACAACAAGAACATAGTGACCATGCTCCATGGCAAGAAGATAGACACAGGAAGAAGGAAGCTCGGTGCAATAATCGGAGAGAATGTGCACACCGGCGTGAAGACGACGATATACCCCGGAAGGAAGATATGGCCGGGCGTCGATACAATGCCTCTTCAGGTTGTCGATAAGGATATGGTGAGATGA
- a CDS encoding CDC48 family AAA ATPase, producing MKEFELKVAEAIQDDVNKGIVRIDSNLMRQMGVRPGDILKIAGERDAVAIVDRAYPGDIGLNIIRMDGIIRRNAKTAIGETVKVEKAAVKEAKRITIAPAKEGVMIKAPPNIFKQGLLGRAVSKGDIVSLGGTRSRKSTMSSSPFFEDIFNMLDENMLGFGFGDLKFIIVDTNPKEAVIITELTEVIFNPEPAEISEQEAVPEVTYEDIGGLNDEITKIREMVELPLKHPEIFERLGIEPPKGVLLHGPPGTGKTLLAKAVANETSSHFLTINGPEIMSKYYGQSEENLRKKFEEAEKNAPAIIFIDEIDAIAIKREESKGEVERRVVAQLLSLMDGLQSRGRVVVIAASNIPHALDPALRRPGRFDREIEIGVPGKEGRLNILKIHTRNMPLANTVNLKKIADITHGFVGADLSSLAKEAAMIVLRKVLPDLKLHEDETIPKDVLEKLRINQKDFLEALKIVRPSAMREVLVEVPNIKWTDVGGLEDAKQELIEAVEWPLKYPDAFKRLGVNPPKGVLMYGAPGTGKTMLAKAVANESESNFILVKGPELLSKWVGESEKAVRKIFEKARQTAPTIIFFDEMDALAPRRGISTDSHVSDKVVNQLLTEMDGLEDMHDVVMIAATNRPDIIDSSLLRPGRFDRLILVDVPDEASRLKILEVHTKGMPVEDIDLPEISKSTKGYVGADLESVCREAAILALRENMKAKKILKKHFSAALKKVKPSVTVDVEKGYKELGDTLKAERGKGINEDRPSYMG from the coding sequence ATGAAGGAATTTGAGCTTAAGGTCGCAGAGGCCATTCAGGATGATGTCAATAAGGGCATTGTCAGGATTGATTCTAATCTTATGAGGCAGATGGGTGTAAGGCCGGGAGACATCTTGAAGATCGCTGGCGAACGTGATGCTGTTGCGATTGTTGACCGTGCTTATCCGGGGGACATCGGACTCAACATCATAAGGATGGACGGCATAATAAGGAGGAATGCCAAGACTGCTATTGGTGAGACTGTGAAGGTCGAGAAAGCTGCAGTGAAGGAAGCCAAGAGGATAACGATCGCTCCCGCTAAAGAGGGTGTCATGATAAAGGCTCCGCCGAACATATTCAAGCAGGGTCTTCTGGGCAGGGCTGTTTCGAAAGGTGATATCGTTTCTTTAGGAGGCACAAGATCAAGGAAATCCACCATGTCATCCTCTCCATTCTTTGAGGATATCTTCAACATGCTTGATGAGAACATGCTTGGCTTTGGTTTCGGTGACCTGAAATTCATTATTGTCGACACTAATCCCAAGGAGGCTGTCATAATCACAGAGCTCACAGAGGTCATCTTCAATCCCGAGCCTGCTGAGATTTCTGAGCAGGAAGCTGTCCCTGAAGTGACTTATGAGGATATCGGCGGATTGAATGATGAGATCACGAAGATAAGGGAGATGGTCGAGCTTCCATTGAAGCATCCTGAGATATTTGAGCGCCTCGGCATTGAGCCGCCTAAAGGTGTCTTGCTTCATGGCCCGCCGGGAACTGGAAAGACTCTCCTGGCAAAAGCGGTTGCTAACGAGACCTCGTCGCATTTCCTTACTATAAACGGGCCTGAGATAATGTCTAAATATTACGGCCAGTCTGAAGAGAATCTCAGGAAGAAGTTCGAGGAGGCAGAGAAGAATGCCCCTGCTATCATCTTCATCGACGAGATTGACGCTATTGCTATCAAGAGGGAGGAATCAAAAGGTGAGGTTGAGAGGCGTGTTGTAGCTCAGCTTCTTTCCTTGATGGATGGTCTGCAGTCAAGAGGTCGCGTTGTTGTCATCGCCGCTTCGAACATCCCCCATGCATTGGATCCTGCCCTGCGAAGGCCGGGAAGGTTTGACAGGGAGATCGAGATCGGTGTCCCTGGCAAGGAAGGCAGGCTCAATATCCTGAAGATCCATACCAGGAACATGCCGCTGGCAAACACTGTCAATCTGAAGAAGATTGCTGATATAACCCATGGTTTTGTCGGCGCTGACCTGTCATCGCTTGCAAAAGAGGCTGCAATGATTGTTCTTAGGAAGGTTCTTCCTGACCTGAAGCTTCATGAGGATGAAACGATCCCGAAGGATGTCCTGGAGAAGCTTAGGATTAATCAGAAAGATTTCCTTGAGGCACTCAAGATTGTAAGGCCGAGCGCCATGAGAGAGGTCCTTGTTGAAGTGCCGAACATCAAGTGGACTGATGTCGGCGGGCTTGAGGACGCTAAGCAGGAGCTTATTGAGGCTGTTGAGTGGCCTCTGAAATATCCTGATGCATTCAAGAGGCTTGGTGTGAATCCGCCGAAAGGTGTCCTCATGTATGGCGCTCCGGGCACTGGAAAGACCATGCTGGCCAAGGCTGTGGCTAATGAGTCTGAATCCAATTTCATTCTTGTGAAAGGGCCTGAGCTATTGAGCAAGTGGGTCGGCGAGTCAGAGAAGGCTGTCAGGAAGATCTTTGAGAAGGCGCGCCAGACTGCTCCTACGATCATTTTCTTTGATGAGATGGATGCTCTTGCCCCAAGGCGCGGCATATCCACTGATTCTCATGTCAGTGACAAGGTCGTGAACCAGCTTCTCACTGAGATGGATGGCTTGGAGGACATGCATGATGTTGTCATGATCGCTGCAACAAACAGGCCGGATATCATTGACAGCTCTCTGCTGAGGCCCGGAAGGTTCGATCGCCTGATCCTGGTTGACGTGCCTGATGAGGCATCAAGGCTGAAGATCCTTGAGGTCCATACAAAGGGGATGCCTGTCGAAGACATTGATCTGCCTGAGATTTCCAAGAGCACAAAAGGCTATGTGGGAGCTGATCTCGAGTCAGTCTGCAGGGAAGCGGCTATTCTTGCTCTCAGGGAGAATATGAAAGCCAAGAAGATCCTGAAGAAGCATTTCAGCGCTGCCCTGAAAAAAGTGAAGCCTTCTGTGACTGTTGATGTTGAGAAAGGTTACAAGGAATTGGGCGATACGCTCAAGGCTGAACGGGGCAAGGGGATAAATGAGGACAGGCCGTCTTATATGGGCTAG
- the gatD gene encoding Glu-tRNA(Gln) amidotransferase subunit GatD, translating into MADTGDYVKVVLPDEELHGILMPRPKLLDEGFIVLKLDTGYNIGMDKKKIKSIETVKAYAPKQAKKGVLKHDPKLPNISLISFGGTISSRIDYRTGGVFADYSAEDFVSMCPELKDIANLKAIKSAQVMSEDFCHEDWQSMAKVAAKELNSGAEGVILTQGTDTLHFSAAALSFMLRGLNKPVIFTASQRSIDRGSSDAFMNLVCSAHAASKLKAGAVMTCMHGTTSDDYCTLVRGTKVRKMHTSRRDAFRPINDLPMAKVFPDGRIETAVEFPPAQKGDVVADTKFEGKTALVQIHPGMDPGVIDYYIDRKFRGIVLAATALGHVPTNSKKNVLDQLERAKQEKIPIIIASQTLYGRVHPYVYTNLRKLSVEKDCIFVEDMLPETAFVKLGWVLGHTKDIKDVRKQMLTNMAGEITERTLPESYLC; encoded by the coding sequence ATGGCAGATACTGGAGATTATGTGAAGGTTGTTCTTCCAGATGAAGAGCTTCATGGCATCCTTATGCCTAGGCCTAAGCTTCTTGATGAGGGTTTCATCGTTCTCAAGTTGGATACTGGTTATAATATTGGTATGGATAAGAAGAAGATAAAGAGCATCGAGACTGTCAAGGCATATGCGCCAAAACAGGCCAAGAAAGGTGTTCTTAAGCATGATCCAAAGCTCCCGAACATTTCTCTGATATCATTTGGTGGCACCATATCAAGCAGGATAGATTACAGGACTGGTGGTGTTTTTGCAGATTATTCTGCTGAGGATTTCGTCTCCATGTGCCCGGAGCTGAAGGATATCGCTAATCTCAAGGCCATCAAGTCTGCTCAGGTGATGAGCGAGGACTTCTGTCATGAGGACTGGCAGAGCATGGCAAAGGTTGCAGCGAAAGAGCTGAACTCAGGGGCTGAAGGGGTCATCCTGACGCAGGGCACTGATACCCTGCATTTCTCTGCTGCTGCGCTCTCTTTCATGCTGAGGGGATTGAACAAGCCTGTCATATTCACTGCATCCCAGAGGAGCATTGATCGTGGCTCAAGTGATGCTTTCATGAATCTTGTCTGTTCTGCACATGCTGCTTCTAAGTTGAAGGCAGGTGCGGTCATGACTTGCATGCATGGAACGACTTCTGATGATTACTGCACTCTTGTTAGGGGCACAAAGGTCAGGAAGATGCACACTTCAAGGCGTGATGCTTTCAGGCCGATTAATGATCTCCCGATGGCAAAGGTTTTCCCGGATGGGAGGATAGAGACTGCTGTGGAATTCCCTCCTGCACAAAAGGGGGATGTGGTGGCTGACACGAAGTTTGAGGGGAAGACAGCGCTTGTACAGATCCATCCTGGCATGGACCCGGGTGTCATTGATTATTATATTGACAGGAAATTCAGGGGGATTGTCCTTGCAGCGACTGCTCTTGGCCATGTCCCGACAAATTCAAAAAAGAATGTGCTTGATCAGCTTGAGAGGGCGAAGCAGGAGAAGATTCCGATCATAATCGCATCCCAGACATTGTATGGTCGTGTCCACCCTTATGTTTACACTAATCTGAGGAAGCTTTCTGTTGAGAAGGATTGCATATTTGTTGAGGATATGCTGCCCGAGACTGCCTTTGTCAAGCTTGGCTGGGTGCTTGGCCACACCAAGGACATCAAAGATGTGAGGAAACAGATGCTCACGAACATGGCAGGGGAGATCACTGAAAGGACCTTGCCTGAATCATATCTCTGTTGA
- a CDS encoding citryl-CoA lyase, producing MADKKWKTSIADSTQEGAIIRGYPLIDMIDKLTFTEAIFLLLKGELPSEKQRKMTDAILVTSIEHGIAPPSAQAARIIASGGNSINVAIAGGILTLGEHHGGAIEEAARIMQENAPRTVNENPKKIAAEIVRNILDQKKRLSGFGHKLYTTDPRTTKLFEVARKIGFFGPACELALEMEKQIEEQKGRKLCLNVDGAVAAIITEMGFDWRMAKAFFIIPRTCGLAAHSYEELTKEAPFRRLEKGEYEYIGEKRREL from the coding sequence ATGGCTGACAAGAAATGGAAGACAAGCATAGCAGACTCGACCCAAGAAGGGGCGATAATCAGAGGATATCCATTGATCGACATGATAGATAAACTGACATTCACAGAAGCCATATTCCTATTGCTGAAAGGAGAGCTGCCGAGCGAGAAGCAGAGGAAGATGACGGATGCCATACTGGTAACATCAATAGAGCATGGGATTGCGCCACCATCAGCACAAGCAGCAAGGATAATAGCAAGCGGAGGCAATTCCATAAATGTCGCTATTGCAGGAGGCATATTGACATTGGGAGAGCATCATGGCGGAGCAATAGAAGAGGCAGCCCGCATCATGCAAGAGAATGCCCCAAGGACTGTCAATGAGAACCCAAAGAAGATAGCGGCAGAAATCGTCAGGAACATACTTGACCAGAAGAAAAGGCTATCAGGATTCGGGCACAAACTCTATACCACTGACCCGAGAACAACAAAGCTTTTTGAGGTGGCCAGGAAGATCGGATTCTTCGGTCCTGCATGCGAACTTGCACTGGAGATGGAAAAACAGATAGAAGAACAGAAAGGAAGAAAGCTATGCCTGAATGTAGACGGAGCAGTTGCTGCAATAATCACAGAGATGGGATTCGACTGGAGAATGGCAAAGGCATTCTTCATCATACCAAGGACATGCGGGCTAGCGGCACATTCATATGAAGAGCTCACAAAGGAAGCGCCATTCAGAAGATTAGAAAAAGGAGAATATGAATATATCGGGGAAAAAAGGAGGGAACTATGA
- the glmS gene encoding glutamine--fructose-6-phosphate transaminase (isomerizing) codes for MCGIIGYIGKKNASKIVVEGLKMLEYRGYDSWGVAFKDKDKIDIIKKVGQISKFTQELPESNIAMGHTRWATHGRVNETNAHPHTNSDKSVAVVHNGIIENYQELRKELKDKGYKLITETDTEVIPFLITEHMKKSGFTEAVRSTLLELQGNYAIAAINKKDGIMIGARKGSPLILGVGDGENFIASDAPAFMQHTRKVVFLEEGEMAVLNGGYKILNVETGAEKEKEISELTWSIEKAMKGKFPHFMLKEIHEQPESLLRTMKAGNGEIKKAAEMINKGFGIFLVACGTAYHSCLSGSYLFSEISHKHVNHTIASEFKYYEDFLTDKTLMVPVSQSGETADLLDAVRSGKKKKVKILPIVNVLGSTLARMGDDIVYLNAGPEIGVASTKAYTSQVAVMILLAHAINGDLEIGKQRIREASDAIKEFLKSDGTEKIQKIAKEIKDKRSIFTLGRGLSYPTALEAALKIKEISYIHAEGFPGGELKHGTIALIEKGTPCIVFVPENETKMEILSNAGEVKARGASIIGVGPENNEIFDYHIKVPDIKEAHVLVNIVPMQLLAYHLALLRGCDPDKPRNLAKSVTVK; via the coding sequence ATGTGCGGCATAATAGGGTATATCGGGAAGAAGAATGCAAGCAAAATAGTTGTCGAAGGCCTCAAGATGCTCGAATACAGGGGGTATGATTCCTGGGGGGTCGCTTTCAAAGATAAAGACAAGATAGACATAATAAAAAAAGTGGGGCAGATAAGCAAGTTCACACAAGAGCTTCCCGAGTCCAATATAGCAATGGGGCACACAAGATGGGCGACACACGGAAGGGTAAATGAGACAAACGCGCATCCCCACACAAATTCAGACAAATCCGTCGCAGTTGTGCATAATGGGATAATCGAGAACTATCAGGAACTCAGAAAAGAGCTAAAAGACAAGGGCTACAAGCTCATCACAGAGACAGACACAGAAGTAATACCATTCCTGATAACCGAGCACATGAAAAAGAGCGGATTCACAGAAGCTGTACGGAGCACATTGCTGGAGCTGCAAGGCAATTATGCAATAGCCGCCATCAACAAAAAAGACGGCATCATGATAGGCGCCAGAAAAGGGAGCCCGCTCATACTGGGAGTCGGAGACGGGGAGAATTTCATCGCATCAGATGCGCCGGCATTCATGCAGCACACGAGAAAGGTGGTCTTTCTTGAAGAAGGAGAGATGGCAGTCCTGAATGGCGGATACAAGATATTGAATGTAGAGACAGGAGCAGAGAAAGAAAAAGAGATCTCTGAACTCACATGGAGCATAGAGAAGGCGATGAAAGGAAAGTTCCCTCATTTCATGCTCAAGGAGATACATGAACAGCCAGAATCACTTCTCAGGACAATGAAAGCAGGCAATGGAGAGATAAAAAAAGCAGCTGAAATGATAAACAAAGGATTCGGCATATTCCTTGTGGCATGCGGAACAGCATACCATTCATGCCTGTCAGGAAGCTACCTGTTCTCAGAGATAAGCCATAAACATGTCAATCACACAATAGCATCGGAGTTCAAGTACTATGAAGATTTCCTGACAGACAAGACACTCATGGTGCCGGTCTCGCAGAGCGGAGAGACAGCAGATCTCCTGGATGCAGTGCGATCAGGAAAGAAGAAGAAAGTCAAAATCCTGCCGATAGTGAATGTCCTGGGTTCAACGCTTGCCAGGATGGGAGATGATATAGTATATCTGAATGCAGGACCAGAGATAGGAGTGGCAAGCACAAAAGCATACACATCACAGGTAGCTGTCATGATCCTGCTAGCCCATGCAATAAACGGGGACCTGGAGATCGGCAAGCAGAGGATCAGAGAGGCATCAGATGCAATAAAAGAATTCCTGAAATCAGATGGAACAGAAAAGATACAGAAAATTGCAAAGGAAATCAAAGACAAGAGAAGCATATTCACACTCGGGAGAGGGCTGAGCTATCCGACAGCACTGGAGGCAGCACTCAAGATAAAAGAGATAAGCTACATACATGCAGAAGGATTCCCAGGCGGAGAGCTGAAGCATGGAACAATAGCACTCATCGAGAAAGGGACGCCGTGCATTGTCTTTGTCCCTGAGAATGAGACAAAGATGGAGATACTGAGCAATGCCGGCGAAGTCAAGGCACGAGGCGCATCAATAATAGGTGTGGGGCCTGAGAACAATGAGATATTTGATTATCATATAAAAGTGCCAGACATAAAAGAGGCCCATGTGCTCGTCAATATAGTCCCGATGCAGCTGCTGGCATATCATCTTGCACTTCTGAGGGGATGCGATCCAGACAAGCCTAGAAACCTGGCGAAGAGCGTCACAGTCAAATAA